A window of Clostridium sp. 'White wine YQ' contains these coding sequences:
- the cobS gene encoding adenosylcobinamide-GDP ribazoletransferase → MKNFILILQFMTRIPININLKVERENFQKGVAFFPLVGLIVGAFEASIFYISSRIVPFNTSIFVTVISHVVITGAIHIDGLGDTIDGIFSGRSKEKILEIMKDSRVGTFGALGIIFLIAGKIITLSSINSIEIYKGIILAPIISRTLITLLMYKRKYAREKEGMGDLFIGVLEKKNFIIALLTGIMLISIIGRIQGVVLLSICFFFTILFRNYIEKRIGGITGDILGASVELNELLVFLIYSSYLF, encoded by the coding sequence TTGAAAAATTTTATATTGATACTTCAATTTATGACTAGAATACCTATAAATATTAATTTAAAAGTTGAAAGAGAAAACTTTCAAAAAGGAGTAGCTTTTTTCCCATTAGTAGGACTTATAGTTGGTGCGTTTGAAGCATCTATATTTTATATAAGTAGTAGAATAGTTCCTTTTAATACTTCTATTTTTGTAACAGTAATTTCACATGTAGTTATTACTGGTGCTATTCATATAGATGGTTTAGGTGATACCATAGATGGGATTTTTTCAGGTAGAAGTAAAGAGAAAATACTTGAGATAATGAAAGATTCTAGAGTGGGAACCTTTGGAGCTTTAGGAATAATATTTTTAATAGCAGGTAAGATTATTACCCTTTCTTCAATAAACTCTATAGAGATATATAAGGGGATTATTTTAGCACCTATAATTTCAAGAACTTTGATTACTCTTCTTATGTATAAAAGAAAATATGCAAGAGAAAAAGAAGGCATGGGAGATTTATTTATTGGAGTATTAGAGAAAAAGAATTTTATTATTGCATTATTGACGGGGATTATGCTGATTTCTATTATAGGAAGAATACAAGGAGTAGTTTTATTAAGTATTTGCTTTTTTTTCACAATACTATTTAGAAATTATATAGAGAAAAGAATAGGCGGGATAACTGGAGACATATTAGGTGCGTCAGTAGAATTAAATGAGTTATTAGTATTTTTAATATACAGTAGCTATTTATTTTAG
- the cobU gene encoding bifunctional adenosylcobinamide kinase/adenosylcobinamide-phosphate guanylyltransferase, which translates to MILVTGGARSGKSSFGEELLKDKEKVLYIATSIPLDGEMKERVQKHRSSRNPSWDTLEAYENIATKIKNVYDGIILDCITVMITNLLFMNMESFEEKDLIKVDYRKKEEDILKEISFMIEEFKNIEDNYGTEIVIVTNEVGAGLVPEHKLGREFRDIAGRVNQYIAREADKVFLVVSGIPVKIKGE; encoded by the coding sequence ATGATCTTAGTAACTGGAGGGGCTAGAAGTGGAAAGTCTTCTTTTGGAGAAGAGTTGCTTAAGGATAAAGAAAAAGTACTATATATTGCAACATCAATACCTTTAGATGGTGAAATGAAGGAAAGAGTACAAAAGCATAGAAGTAGTAGAAATCCAAGTTGGGATACATTAGAAGCTTATGAAAATATAGCAACAAAAATTAAAAATGTATATGATGGAATTATTTTAGATTGCATTACTGTTATGATTACAAACCTACTTTTTATGAATATGGAATCCTTTGAAGAGAAAGATTTAATTAAAGTTGATTATAGGAAAAAAGAAGAGGATATTTTAAAAGAAATTTCTTTTATGATAGAGGAATTTAAAAATATTGAGGATAACTATGGAACAGAGATAGTCATTGTCACCAATGAAGTTGGAGCAGGGCTTGTTCCAGAACATAAATTAGGAAGAGAATTTAGAGATATTGCAGGAAGAGTTAATCAATATATTGCGAGAGAAGCTGATAAGGTATTTTTAGTTGTAAGCGGCATACCAGTTAAGATTAAGGGGGAATAA
- the cobT gene encoding nicotinate-nucleotide--dimethylbenzimidazole phosphoribosyltransferase, translated as MNKNAMLQAKEKLDNLIKPIGSLGELENIAIKFAGITGKVENQINKKAIVIFSSDNGVCEEGVASAPQSVTAMQTINFLRGITGIGVLARVNNCDLKVIDIGIKEEINYPGLIIKKIRKGTSNIARGEAMTIEEANEAINTGIEIAYDLKKQGYDIIGTGEMGIGNTTSSSSVLIALTNCSIDEAVGRGAGLKDDQLTLKKQVIEKVIQINSPIKEDPMDVLHKVGGFDIAGMVGLYLGAKKYELPIVIDGYISAVAALIAYRIDPETKDYMFPSHISKEQGYNIAMNELGLNPMLNLSMRLGEGSGCPLAINIIENSLKIINEMGTFEEGNVDIKDYKDLWREEI; from the coding sequence ATGAACAAAAATGCAATGCTTCAAGCTAAGGAAAAATTAGATAACTTAATTAAGCCTATAGGTAGCCTTGGAGAACTAGAGAATATAGCAATTAAATTTGCAGGAATAACTGGCAAGGTAGAAAATCAAATAAATAAAAAAGCAATTGTTATTTTTTCCAGTGATAATGGGGTATGCGAAGAGGGGGTAGCATCAGCACCTCAAAGCGTTACTGCTATGCAGACAATAAACTTCTTAAGAGGAATTACGGGCATAGGTGTTCTTGCAAGAGTTAATAATTGTGATCTTAAAGTCATAGATATTGGCATAAAGGAAGAGATTAATTATCCTGGTTTAATAATAAAAAAGATAAGAAAAGGAACTTCTAATATAGCAAGAGGTGAAGCTATGACTATTGAAGAAGCAAATGAGGCTATTAATACTGGAATAGAAATAGCTTATGACCTAAAAAAGCAAGGGTATGACATTATCGGAACAGGAGAAATGGGGATAGGTAACACTACTAGCTCATCTTCAGTACTTATTGCACTAACAAATTGTAGTATTGATGAAGCAGTAGGAAGAGGTGCAGGACTTAAAGACGACCAGCTTACCTTGAAAAAGCAAGTAATCGAGAAAGTGATACAGATTAATTCGCCAATTAAAGAAGATCCTATGGATGTATTACATAAGGTCGGAGGCTTTGATATAGCTGGAATGGTTGGATTGTATCTAGGAGCTAAAAAGTATGAATTGCCAATAGTTATAGATGGGTATATTTCAGCAGTGGCAGCATTAATTGCATATAGAATAGATCCTGAAACAAAGGATTATATGTTCCCATCTCATATCTCAAAGGAGCAAGGATATAATATTGCAATGAATGAACTAGGATTAAATCCAATGTTAAATCTTTCAATGAGACTTGGTGAGGGGTCAGGATGCCCCCTTGCAATAAATATTATAGAAAATTCATTAAAGATAATAAATGAAATGGGAACTTTTGAGGAAGGAAATGTAGATATAAAAGATTATAAAGACCTATGGAGGGAAGAAATATGA
- a CDS encoding pyridoxal phosphate-dependent aminotransferase, whose product MKDERWKHGGDIYTNGLFKGKELVDFSSNINPLGVTDMLKDSIGELFNEVVRYPDYQYRELKASISEYLLRYENINISSEEMILGNGASEILDLSISKISKLGIVVPSFVEYEDFALKYSAEIEYINLTEDFQYDYSEILSSLKNLDGIILGNPNNPTGNIIDKERFQEVLDFAEKENKKIIVDEAFVEFSREGSSLVDKIASYKCLVIIRAFTKFFGMPGARLGYGITSDKEFIEELKKYQLPWNINSFAEIALKKSYKDENYISKSREWIANEVGYMKNELSNLSVFKKVYDTNCNFILCKLDTMKTSELYERLLNKGILIRNCSNFKNLDDTYVRFAIKSRNLNELLIDNLKDL is encoded by the coding sequence TTGAAGGATGAAAGATGGAAGCATGGTGGAGATATATACACTAATGGTTTATTCAAAGGAAAAGAACTTGTAGATTTTAGCTCTAATATAAATCCTTTAGGTGTCACTGACATGCTTAAAGATTCCATAGGGGAATTATTTAATGAGGTAGTAAGATATCCTGATTATCAATATAGAGAATTAAAGGCAAGTATTAGTGAATACCTATTAAGATATGAAAATATAAATATATCTAGTGAGGAAATGATTCTTGGGAATGGTGCGTCAGAGATATTAGACTTATCTATAAGTAAGATTAGTAAATTGGGAATAGTTGTGCCTTCTTTCGTCGAATACGAAGATTTTGCTTTAAAGTATAGTGCGGAAATTGAGTATATAAATTTAACTGAGGATTTTCAGTATGATTATAGTGAAATATTAAGTTCTTTAAAGAATTTAGATGGAATAATTCTAGGGAATCCTAATAATCCAACTGGAAATATAATCGATAAAGAGAGATTTCAAGAGGTATTAGATTTTGCAGAAAAAGAGAATAAAAAGATTATAGTAGATGAGGCATTTGTAGAGTTTTCAAGAGAAGGTAGTTCATTAGTAGATAAAATAGCTAGTTATAAATGTTTAGTAATAATTAGAGCATTTACTAAATTCTTTGGAATGCCAGGAGCTAGACTAGGATATGGAATAACCAGTGATAAGGAATTTATAGAAGAATTAAAGAAATATCAGCTTCCTTGGAATATAAACTCTTTTGCAGAAATAGCGTTGAAAAAATCCTACAAAGATGAAAATTACATAAGTAAAAGTAGAGAGTGGATAGCTAATGAAGTTGGTTATATGAAAAATGAACTATCTAATCTATCAGTATTTAAAAAAGTTTATGATACAAATTGTAACTTCATTTTATGTAAGTTAGATACAATGAAAACTAGTGAATTATATGAAAGGCTATTAAATAAAGGAATACTCATAAGAAATTGTTCAAATTTCAAAAATCTTGATGATACCTATGTAAGGTTTGCAATAAAGTCTAGAAATCTAAATGAATTGCTAATTGATAATTTGAAGGATTTATAG
- a CDS encoding Cof-type HAD-IIB family hydrolase: MYKLIAIDMDGTLLKDDKSISDITKMGLKSAQELGVKIVLTSGRPIQGIKKYLDELDLTGEEDYVIGLNGALICKTSDYSVVSSNATLTGKDLKYIYNKVKGLNTYIHAFTNNGDLVNKTSKFSDNEEKRLNLKIKQVDFLKDVLDNDEILKVVLEEEKEVLDKITAKVPKELFEEYNVIRSVDFMLEFMNRGCNKASGLQKLVEYLGISKEEIIAIGDAENDIEMIEYAGLGVAMGNAKEEIKSIANFITKSNEEDGVTFVIEKFIVDTAKGEK; the protein is encoded by the coding sequence ATGTACAAACTAATTGCTATAGATATGGATGGAACTTTGTTAAAAGATGATAAGAGTATTTCTGATATAACAAAGATGGGTTTAAAAAGTGCCCAAGAATTAGGTGTAAAGATAGTTCTTACTTCAGGAAGACCCATTCAGGGAATAAAGAAATACCTAGATGAATTAGATCTTACAGGAGAAGAAGATTATGTTATTGGTTTAAATGGAGCTTTAATTTGTAAAACAAGTGATTATTCAGTTGTAAGTAGTAATGCAACATTAACTGGGAAAGACCTAAAATATATTTATAATAAGGTAAAAGGACTTAACACATATATACATGCATTTACTAATAATGGTGACTTAGTTAATAAAACAAGTAAGTTTTCTGACAATGAAGAAAAGAGATTAAACTTAAAGATAAAGCAAGTAGATTTTCTTAAAGATGTGTTAGATAATGATGAAATACTTAAAGTGGTTTTAGAAGAAGAGAAGGAAGTATTAGATAAAATTACAGCAAAAGTTCCTAAGGAATTATTTGAAGAGTACAATGTTATTAGAAGTGTTGATTTTATGTTAGAATTTATGAATAGAGGGTGTAATAAGGCTTCAGGATTACAAAAGTTAGTTGAATACCTAGGGATTTCTAAAGAGGAAATAATTGCAATTGGAGACGCAGAGAATGATATAGAAATGATAGAATATGCAGGACTAGGTGTTGCAATGGGAAACGCAAAGGAAGAGATTAAAAGTATTGCGAATTTTATAACGAAGAGTAATGAAGAAGACGGAGTAACATTTGTAATAGAAAAATTCATAGTAGATACAGCTAAAGGAGAGAAATAA
- a CDS encoding Cof-type HAD-IIB family hydrolase, which produces MYKLVSIDIDGTLLGSNRLVSEKTKEAIRKATELGVKIVITSGRPINRVIELVKELGLDKDEEYVIANNGSTVHNTKDLSIIYERHLRGKDLKKVYKVFKRDGLAFEAHMDRGSLVEKDIVNVLPNNWRLSSSDTKIIDLNKELDDEEKVIKFLIISKVDVLDDIYEDINKKFSNEYSIVRSFDHLCEFMYKGCNKATGLMELGKHLGINQDEIMSIGDELNDFEMIEYAGLGVAMGNARDEIKNIANYITKSNDEDGVAYALEKFIINTR; this is translated from the coding sequence GTGTATAAGTTAGTGTCTATTGATATAGATGGAACATTACTTGGAAGTAATAGACTGGTATCAGAAAAAACAAAGGAAGCAATAAGAAAAGCTACAGAACTAGGAGTAAAGATTGTTATAACATCTGGAAGACCAATTAATAGAGTTATTGAGTTAGTTAAAGAACTTGGTTTGGACAAAGATGAAGAATATGTCATAGCCAATAATGGATCTACAGTGCATAACACTAAGGACTTATCTATTATTTATGAAAGGCACTTAAGAGGAAAGGATCTAAAAAAAGTTTATAAGGTATTCAAAAGAGATGGATTAGCTTTTGAAGCTCATATGGATAGAGGATCATTAGTAGAAAAAGATATTGTAAATGTATTGCCAAACAACTGGAGATTGTCTTCTTCAGATACAAAAATAATTGATCTTAATAAAGAGTTAGATGATGAAGAAAAAGTCATTAAGTTTTTAATTATATCAAAGGTTGATGTGTTAGATGATATATATGAAGATATAAACAAAAAATTTAGTAATGAATATAGCATTGTTAGAAGTTTTGATCATCTATGCGAGTTTATGTATAAGGGATGTAATAAAGCAACAGGGTTAATGGAGCTAGGAAAACACTTAGGAATTAATCAAGATGAAATAATGTCCATTGGCGATGAACTTAATGATTTTGAAATGATTGAGTATGCAGGACTCGGAGTAGCAATGGGGAATGCTAGAGATGAGATTAAGAACATTGCAAACTATATAACTAAAAGTAATGATGAAGACGGAGTAGCATATGCACTAGAAAAGTTTATAATTAATACTAGATAA
- a CDS encoding peptide chain release factor 3: MADFIREIEKRRTFAIISHPDAGKTTLTEKLLLYGGAIRLAGSVKARKASKHAVSDWMEIEQQRGISVTSSVMQFNYQGYCINILDTPGHQDFSEDTYRTLMAADSAVMVIDAAKGVEEQTKKLFHVCSLRGIPIFTFINKMDREAQDPFQLLEDIENELGIKSYPLNWPIGSGKDFKGVYERDKEAIAVFNGGNHGQTEVEMIEGNIEDPAFRDLLGAPLHDKLKEDIELLDVAGDEFDLEKVKAGELSPVFFGSALTNFGVEIFLQHFLELTTAPLPRNSSMGEIDPFNKDFSAFVFKIQANMNKAHRDRIAFMRICSGKFDKGLEVHHIQGGKKIKLSQPQQFLAQDREIIEEAYAGDIIGVFDPGIFSIGDTLCSGKKFKFEGIPTFAPEHFARVRPVDTMKRKQFIKGVTQIAQEGAIQVFKEIHVGMEEIIVGVVGVLQFEVLEYRLKSEYNVDIKMDRLSYRYVRWIENTTIDIDSLNLTSDTKKVKDLKDRNLLIFQNDWGISWALDHNKGLVLSDVGKSED, encoded by the coding sequence GTGGCAGATTTTATTAGAGAAATTGAGAAAAGAAGAACCTTTGCTATTATTTCTCACCCAGATGCCGGTAAGACTACCCTAACTGAAAAATTACTTTTATATGGTGGAGCTATAAGACTTGCTGGATCTGTTAAAGCAAGAAAAGCTTCAAAGCATGCAGTTTCTGACTGGATGGAAATAGAACAGCAAAGAGGAATATCTGTTACTTCCTCAGTTATGCAATTTAACTATCAAGGTTACTGTATAAATATACTAGATACCCCTGGACATCAGGACTTCTCTGAAGATACATATAGAACACTTATGGCTGCTGATTCTGCTGTTATGGTTATTGATGCTGCTAAAGGTGTAGAGGAACAAACAAAGAAATTATTCCATGTATGTTCATTAAGAGGAATTCCAATATTCACTTTCATAAATAAGATGGACAGAGAAGCTCAAGATCCATTCCAATTATTAGAAGATATTGAGAATGAACTTGGAATTAAGTCATATCCGCTTAACTGGCCTATAGGTTCAGGTAAGGACTTTAAGGGTGTTTATGAAAGAGATAAAGAAGCAATTGCAGTATTTAATGGTGGTAATCACGGTCAAACAGAAGTTGAAATGATTGAAGGAAACATCGAAGATCCTGCTTTTAGAGATCTTTTAGGAGCACCTCTTCATGATAAACTTAAAGAAGACATCGAATTATTAGATGTTGCTGGAGATGAATTTGACTTAGAAAAAGTTAAAGCAGGAGAATTATCACCTGTATTCTTTGGTTCTGCATTAACTAATTTTGGTGTTGAAATATTTTTACAACACTTTTTAGAACTTACTACAGCTCCATTACCTAGAAATTCTTCAATGGGAGAAATAGATCCATTTAACAAGGATTTTTCAGCTTTTGTATTTAAGATACAAGCGAATATGAATAAAGCTCATAGAGATAGAATTGCTTTTATGAGAATTTGTTCTGGTAAATTTGATAAAGGACTTGAGGTTCATCATATCCAAGGTGGAAAGAAGATAAAATTATCTCAACCTCAACAATTCCTTGCTCAAGATAGAGAAATTATTGAAGAAGCTTATGCTGGTGATATAATTGGAGTTTTTGATCCAGGTATTTTCTCTATTGGAGATACCTTATGTAGCGGTAAGAAATTTAAATTTGAAGGAATTCCAACCTTTGCTCCAGAACACTTTGCAAGAGTTAGACCTGTAGATACTATGAAGAGAAAACAATTTATTAAAGGTGTTACTCAAATTGCTCAAGAAGGTGCAATACAAGTATTTAAAGAAATTCATGTAGGAATGGAAGAAATAATTGTTGGTGTTGTTGGTGTACTTCAATTTGAAGTATTGGAATATAGACTTAAGAGTGAATATAACGTAGATATTAAGATGGATAGACTTTCTTATAGATACGTTAGGTGGATTGAGAATACTACTATTGATATTGACTCATTAAATTTAACTTCAGATACAAAGAAAGTTAAAGACTTAAAGGATAGAAACCTATTGATATTCCAAAATGACTGGGGTATTTCTTGGGCATTAGATCACAATAAAGGTTTAGTTCTTTCTGATGTAGGTAAAAGTGAAGATTAA
- a CDS encoding sigma-70 family RNA polymerase sigma factor codes for MEDIDIVRGIMCGDQDAIKELNNRYGKILFGVLNKVLHEAYERNEIEECFNDLLMTIWNKIVFYREDKGSLLNFLVAVAKYKAIDYKRKLVKQSSQLELKEEILLEQEYQENGFNYEGDEGFYSLIRNLKEEEKQIFIKRYLFEEPIEKIAKDIGKSNDYIYQKLSRGRKKIKLELEVQPC; via the coding sequence ATGGAAGATATTGATATAGTGAGAGGGATTATGTGTGGAGATCAAGATGCAATTAAAGAATTGAATAATAGATATGGGAAAATATTATTTGGAGTTTTAAATAAAGTATTACATGAAGCCTATGAAAGAAATGAAATAGAGGAATGCTTTAATGATTTATTGATGACCATATGGAATAAGATAGTTTTCTATAGGGAAGATAAGGGAAGTTTATTAAACTTTCTTGTGGCAGTTGCAAAATATAAGGCAATAGATTATAAAAGAAAACTTGTTAAGCAAAGTAGTCAGTTAGAGCTTAAAGAAGAAATATTATTAGAACAAGAGTATCAAGAAAATGGATTTAATTATGAAGGTGATGAAGGATTTTATAGCTTAATTAGAAATCTAAAGGAAGAAGAGAAGCAAATATTTATAAAAAGATATTTATTTGAAGAACCAATAGAAAAGATTGCAAAAGATATAGGAAAATCCAATGATTATATTTATCAAAAATTATCAAGAGGAAGGAAAAAGATAAAATTAGAATTGGAGGTGCAACCATGTTAG
- a CDS encoding ABC transporter ATP-binding protein has product MKRILNYIFKHKWLLAIPTFSMLLVIVVCLFEPYVQKLFIDKVITGGDRTLIPYLIGGIIVINIIKAVFGYIKEYLFDLLSAKVTKDLKEELFAHIQKLPFGYFDKMNTGELMSRIGEDIENIWRAIGFGLRLFVENSLYFVFSSVILLYLDWKLALACILIMLPIAYIAIKLESKIVDSYEKISDQNAVINTTAQENISGVRLVKAFGREKHEILKFLKMNRKNYKLNMDQAKITADYFPPIELLTNISLVIMIALGGILVINKEITLGTLVAFSGYIWNLIWPMRMLGWLINIIAQNNASANKIFKIMDIEPSIKDSSASVSLSKINGNIDFKDVSFKYGEEEVLNDINLRIPAGSTVAIMGTTGSGKTSIINLLGRYYDVSKGKVLIDGIDVKNIKLNDLRSNIAIVPQDVFLFSDTIEENIRFGNRNASDEQIIEAANLACASRFITKLPEGYNTVIGERGLGLSGGQKQRISIARALVRRAPIIILDDATSALDMETEFQLLKNLNSLNDKSTVFIIAHRISAVKNADIILFLENGEIVEKGTHHELIELKGKYYEIYKEQFKDFETITQEVIA; this is encoded by the coding sequence ATGAAACGTATACTAAACTATATTTTTAAACACAAATGGTTACTCGCTATACCTACCTTTTCAATGCTTCTTGTTATTGTGGTATGTTTATTTGAACCTTATGTTCAAAAACTATTTATTGATAAAGTAATTACTGGTGGAGATAGAACTTTAATCCCTTATTTAATAGGTGGAATAATAGTTATTAATATAATTAAAGCTGTTTTTGGTTATATAAAAGAATATTTATTTGATCTTTTATCCGCTAAGGTAACTAAAGATTTAAAAGAAGAATTATTTGCTCATATTCAAAAACTTCCCTTTGGTTACTTTGACAAAATGAACACTGGTGAACTTATGTCTAGAATTGGTGAAGATATCGAAAATATCTGGAGAGCCATAGGCTTTGGTTTAAGATTATTCGTTGAAAATTCTCTATACTTTGTATTCAGCAGTGTTATATTACTTTATCTTGATTGGAAACTTGCTTTAGCTTGTATACTAATAATGCTTCCAATAGCTTATATTGCTATAAAGCTTGAATCAAAAATAGTAGATTCCTATGAAAAAATTAGTGACCAAAATGCCGTTATAAATACAACTGCTCAAGAAAATATTTCAGGGGTTAGACTTGTAAAAGCCTTTGGTAGAGAAAAACATGAAATTCTTAAATTTCTTAAAATGAATCGCAAGAACTATAAGCTTAATATGGACCAGGCAAAAATTACAGCAGATTACTTTCCTCCAATTGAACTCTTAACTAACATTTCTTTAGTAATTATGATTGCTTTAGGAGGAATTCTTGTAATAAATAAAGAGATTACTCTTGGAACGTTAGTCGCCTTCAGCGGATATATATGGAACTTAATCTGGCCTATGAGAATGCTTGGCTGGCTTATAAATATAATTGCTCAAAATAATGCTTCAGCTAATAAAATATTTAAGATAATGGATATAGAACCTTCTATAAAAGATTCTTCTGCTTCAGTTTCTCTATCTAAGATAAATGGAAATATTGATTTCAAAGATGTTTCTTTTAAATACGGAGAAGAGGAAGTATTAAATGATATTAATCTAAGAATTCCTGCTGGAAGTACAGTCGCAATAATGGGTACTACGGGTTCTGGAAAAACATCTATAATTAACCTACTTGGAAGATACTATGATGTATCAAAAGGAAAAGTATTAATTGATGGAATTGATGTCAAAAACATTAAACTTAATGACCTAAGAAGTAATATTGCCATAGTTCCTCAAGACGTTTTCTTATTTTCTGATACCATAGAAGAAAATATTCGCTTTGGTAATAGAAATGCGAGTGATGAACAAATTATTGAAGCTGCTAACCTAGCCTGCGCAAGTAGATTTATAACTAAGCTTCCAGAAGGCTATAATACAGTAATTGGTGAAAGAGGATTAGGTTTATCAGGCGGACAAAAACAGAGAATATCTATTGCTAGAGCACTAGTTAGAAGGGCTCCAATTATTATACTTGATGATGCTACCTCTGCCTTAGATATGGAAACTGAATTTCAACTTCTAAAGAACCTTAACTCTTTAAATGATAAATCTACTGTATTTATCATAGCTCATAGGATTTCTGCAGTTAAAAATGCTGATATAATACTATTCCTTGAAAATGGTGAAATAGTTGAAAAAGGTACTCACCATGAGCTAATAGAGCTTAAGGGAAAGTATTATGAAATTTACAAAGAACAATTTAAAGATTTTGAAACTATTACTCAGGAGGTGATTGCATGA